A region from the Lolium perenne isolate Kyuss_39 chromosome 4, Kyuss_2.0, whole genome shotgun sequence genome encodes:
- the LOC127323242 gene encoding bidirectional sugar transporter SWEET14, with translation MGGLSLQHPWAFAFGLLGNVISFMTYLAPLPTFYRIYKNKSTQGFQSVPYVVALFSAMLWIYYALLKSDECLLITINSAGCFIETIYIVVYLTYAPKQAKLFTAKILLLLNVGVFGLILLLTLLLSEGEKRVVMLGWFCVGFSVTVFVAPLSVIRLVVRTQSVEFMPFSLSLSLTLSAVVWFLYGLLIKDKYVALPNILGFAFGVIQMVLYAIYRNATSRPATKEVDVRVSDNHVVNITKHGAVELSTKYPVEPPQPAMKEGINHKATHAEQV, from the exons ATGGGTGGCCTCTCTCTTCAGCACCCGTGGGCCTTTGCCTTTGGCCTCCTAG GCAATGTCATCTCCTTCATGACATACCTGGCCCCACT GCCGACTTTCTATCGGATCTACAAGAACAAGTCGACCCAAGGCTTCCAGTCGGTCCCTTACGTTGTGGCGCTCTTCAGCGCGATGTTGTGGATCTACTACGCGCTGCTCAAGTCCGACGAGTGCCTCCTCATCACCATCAATTCCGCCGGCTGCTTCATTGAGACCATCTACATAGTCGTCTACCTCACCTACGCGCCCAAACAGGCCAAG CTATTCACTGCCAAGATCCTGCTGCTGCTGAATGTGGGCGTGTTcggcctcatcctcctcctcacgCTGCTCTTATCGGAGGGCGAGAAGCGCGTCGTCATGCTTGGCTGGTTCTGCGTCGGCTTCTCTGTCACTGTCTTCGTCGCACCCCTCAGCGTCATC CGTCTTGTGGTGCGCACACAGAGCGTGGAGTTCATGCCTTTCTCACTCTCCCTCTCCCTCACCCTTAGCGCTGTTGTCTGGTTCCTCTACGGCCTGCTCATCAAGGACAAATACGTCGCA CTGCCCAACATTCTTGGGTTCGCCTTCGGTGTGATCCAGATGGTGCTCTACGCCATCTACCGCAACGCCACGTCCAGACCAGCGACCAAGGAGGTTGACGTCCGCGTCTCAGACAACCACGTCGTCAACATCACCAAGCATGGCGCTGTCGAGCTCAGTACAAAGTACCCCGTCGAGCCACCACAGCCGGCCATGAAGGAGGGCATCAATCACAAGGCAACCCACGCCGAGCAAGTCTAG